The Terriglobales bacterium region GATGAAGTAACTGGGTGCTTAGACCAACCAGGCTGGAAAAGGTTAGTGCGCTATGTATCAGGGGACAGGTTCAGCCGTGCCGTCCCGGCAGGCCAGGAATGGGAGCCGGCCCTAGCCGGCGACACTAGAACAGCGCGCTCTGCTTCCGGCTGAGCGGGATCCCGAAGTGCTCGTACGCCAGCTTGGTGGCCACGCGCCCGCGCGGCGTGCGGTTCAGGAACCCGATCTGGATGAGGAACGGCTCGTAGATCTCCTCGATCGCCTCCGGTTCCTCCGCCAGCGCGGCGGCCAGCGTGTTCACGCCCACCGGACCGCCCTGGTACTTCTCGATGATGGCCAACAGCAGCCGCCGGTCGGTCTCATCGAAGCCGTACTTGTCCACCTCGAGCATCTCGAGCGCGGCCTTGGCCGTGGCCGCGTCGATCCTTCCCGCGGCGCGCACCTGCGCGTAGTCCCGCACGCGCCGCAGCAGCCGGTTGGCGATGCGCGGCGTCCCGCGCGACCGTGATGCGATCTCGCTCGCGCCCGCCTCGTCCACCTGCGTTCCCAGGATCTCCGCCGAGCGCCGCACGATGACCTTCAGGTCCTCCGGCGTGTAGAACTCCAGCCGCAGCATGATGCCGAAGCGCGAGCGCAGCGGCGCCGTCAGCAACCCCGCGCGCGTCGTCGCCCCGATGAACGTGAACGGCTTCACGTCGATGGTGTGCGTGCGCGCCGCCGGGCCCTGCCCGATGATGATGTCCAGCTTGTAATCCTCGAGCGCCGAGTAGAGCAACTCCTCCAGCGCCGGCTGCAGCCGGTGCACCTCGTCGAAGAACAGCACCTGCTTGTCCCGGACGTTGGTCAGGATCGCCGTCAGGTCGCCCTTGATCTGCAGCGTCGGCCCCGAGGTCTGCTGGAACGCCGCGCCCAGCTCGTTCGCGATGATGGTCGCCAGCGTCGTCTTGCCCAGCCCGGGCGGGCCATACAACAGCACGTGGTCGAGCGCCTCGCCGCGCGACTTCGCCGCCTCGATCGCGACCGCCAGGTTCTCCTTCACCTTTCCCTGTCCGATGAACTCGTTCAGCCGCTTGGGCCGCAGCTTCAGCTCGAACGAGGCATCGTCCTCGACCACCTGGGCCGAGACCAGCCGCTCGCGCACGTCGTCGGGTGAGTTCTTCGGGGTCGCCACTGAGGGCGATGGTACAACGAAAGCGTCGTTGATTTACATCCCGAGACCGCCGCGGCGGGCGAGGGATCCCTACCTTCCGCAGCAGCTCCGCTCAGCAACACACGATTTCCACAATAGGGCTCTCTCGCCTCGCTCGAGATGTAAAGACCAGAGACCGCCTCGTTCCACCGCTCGGCATCCCACTCCACTGGCGCTCTCAATCCGGCAGTTCGCCCTCACAACCAACCGGAGCGATCAGAAGGAGAAATGCAAATGGCACATCTGGGAATGCTGCGCGACTACGAATTCGGCGAGAACGTAGACGATATCCGCGGCGCCGAGCTCGTCGGCCCCAACAACGAACGCCTGGGCGAGATCGACGACGTCATCTTCGATCACGCCACCGGCGACATCCGCTACCTGGTCGTCGACACCGGCGGCTGGCTCTCCAGCAACAAGTTCATCGTCCCGGCCAACCGCGTCCAGCCTTACCACCAGGGCGAGAAAGAAGACCTCTACACCGACCTCACCAAGGAACGCATCGAGCAGTTCCCCGCCTACGACGAGAAGCTGCTCGACAAACGCGACGCCTGGGCGGACTACGAGCACAGGTACGAGAGCGCCTGGACCGACAGCCCCGTCATGCACCAGGAGGGCTCGCCCAACATCATCACCCCGCCCGCCAGCGAGATCCCCGTGGACCCCGGCGCCAAGCCGGTCGTGCGCGAGACGCGCGACCTCACCCCCGAGCGCGTGGGCGACAAGTTTTCCATGCCCCGCGCCGCGCAGACCTCCCGCCTCACCAGCTTCCAGGAGAATATCCGCACCGCCCGCAACTCCTGGGCCGAGGAGTGCGAGGAGTGCAAGAAAGCCGCGTAGTATCGCGGTTTGAAAACAGTCCGAGCCCGCCGCGGCGGGCGAGGGAGCCCCATCGCAACGAAAAGGCCCGCTGAGATTCAGCGGGCTTTCTTCTTTCTGTCATCCCGAGTGACCTTCAGGGGAAGATTTCGACTCCGAGAACGCGCTCGTTCTCGTCCAGGTAGAGGTGAAGCAGCGTGTCGCCATCAGGCGTACGGAACTCCGCCTGTCGCTTCGTCTTTCCCTCCGCGAACTTGACCCAGAGCGCATCCTTCGCAGAGGTGCCCTGGTCTGGGAGCCCGCGCATTCGTTCCAGCAGTTCATCTACTCGCACGATCATCGTTTTACCTCAGCAGCCCCGCCAGTTCCTTCTCCCCGATCACAGCGACTCCCAGCTCTTTCGCCTTGTCCAGCTTCGACCCCGCCTCTTCTCCCGCCAGCACGTAATCTGTCTTCTTCGACACCGACCCTGCGACTTTCCCGCCCGCGTCCTCGATCATCTGCTTGAAGTGGTCGCGCGGCTGCGAGAGCGTGCCAGTGATCACGAACGTCTTGCCCGCCAACTTCGTCCCGCGCTGCTTCTTCACGCCCTTGAACGTCAGCCCCGCCTTGCGCAGCCGCTCGACCAGCTCCTGGTTCTTCTTCTCGGAGAAGAACTCCGCGATGGCCTGCGACACGCGCTCGCCGACCTCCGGCACCTCTTCCAGCTCTTCCGGTTTCGCCTCCATCAGCGCGTCGAGCGAGCCGAAGTGCTCGGCCAGCAGCTCGGCGGTGCGCTCCCCGACGAACCGTATCCCCAGCCCGTAGATCACGCGCTCCAGCGGCAGCTTCTTCGAGGCCTCGATCTCGCTCAGCAGGTTCTCCGCCGACTTCTCCCCCACGCGCTCGAGCGCCAGCAGCTTCTCCTTCGTCAGCCCGTAGATGTCGGCGACGTTCTTCACCAGACCCTTGTCGGCGAGCTGGTTGACGAGCGAATCGCCCATGCCCTCGATGTTCATCACCCCGCGCGAGGCCCAGTGCAGCAGCGTCTCGCGCAGCTTCGCCGGGCAATTCGCGTTCACGCAGCGATGGTCGGCCTCGCCTTCCACGCGCACCACGTGCCCGCCGCACACCGGGCAGCGCTCCGGCATCTTGAACTTCTTCGCCCCGCGTGGATGCGCCTTGTCGTCGAGCACTCCCACCACTTTCGGGATCACGTCGCCGCCGCGCTCCACCGTCACCCAGTCGCCGATCTTCACGCCCAGCCGCTCGATCTCGTCCATGTTGTGCAGCGTCGCGCGCGACACCGTCGTCCCGCCGATCGGCACCGGCTTCAGCGCCGCCACCGGCGTCAGCTTGCCCGTCCGGCCCACCTGCACCAGCACGTCCTCGATCTGCGTCACGCCCGCGCGCGCCGCGTATTTGTACGCGATCGCCCAGCGCGGCGCCTTCCCGGTGTAGCCCAGTTCCTCCTGCAACCCCACGCGGTCCACCTTGATGACCACGCCGTCGATCTCGTAACCCAACTTCTCGCGCTGCGCCTCCCACTTCCGCAGGAAGCCGAGCACGCCCTCGATGTCCGCGACCTTCGCCCAGTTGGGATTCACCTTGAACCCTGCGGCGGTCAGCGCCGCGAGCGCCTCGGAGTGCTTGTCGAACACCGCGCGCCCGTCGCGCAGCAGGAAGTAGGCGTAGAAGTCCAACCGCCGCTGCGCCACGATGTTCGGCTCCAGCACCCGGATCGTCCCCGCCGCCGCGTTGCGCGGGTTGGCGAACTTCGCCTGCTGCTGCCGCTCGCGCTCTTCGTTCATCCGCTCGAACGCCTTCAGCGGCATCACCACTTCGCCACGCACCTCGAAATCCCCCGGCACGCCCGCCTTCTTCAGCGCATCTTTCGCGACCGATAGCGGCACCGAGCGGATCGTCCGCACGTTCGTCGTGACGTCTTCCCCCACGTAGCCGTCGCCGCGCGTCACGCCGCGATCGAGCGCGCCGCCCTTGTACGTCAACGCCAGCGACATCCCGTCGAGCTTCAGTTCGCAGACGTACTCCACGTCCTTGCGGCCGCTCAGCTCGTGCACGCGCCGCTCCCAGGCGCGCAGCTCTTCCTCGTTGTAGGCGTTGTCGAGCGAGAGCATCGGACGCGAGTGCTCCACCTTCACGAACCCCTCGCGCGGCTTCCCGCCCACGCGCTGCGACGGCGAATCCGGCGTGACGAGCGCCGGGTTCTCCGCCTCCAGCCGCTTCAGCTCCTGCATCTGCCGGTCGAACTCGGCGTCGCTGATCTCCGGCTGGTCGAGCACGTAATAGAGGTGCTCGTGCCGGCGGATCTGCTCGCGCAGCTTCTCGATGCGCGCGCGCGCGTCTTTGGCGGAGGCGGTGGCCATGGTCGGACCCACGATTATAGAGGCCGTCGCGGGCGCGGGACTTGCAGGGACCCCCGCCGCCGTGTACTATTCTCTTCCCTCAGGAGGGCGAAGATTATGCGAATGCGTCTCCTCATCACCACGCTGATCGCCGTCGCCGCGTTCGGCCTGGCACAGGACAAAGCCAAACCGGCGGCGAAGTCCCAGCAGC contains the following coding sequences:
- the ruvB gene encoding Holliday junction branch migration DNA helicase RuvB, yielding MATPKNSPDDVRERLVSAQVVEDDASFELKLRPKRLNEFIGQGKVKENLAVAIEAAKSRGEALDHVLLYGPPGLGKTTLATIIANELGAAFQQTSGPTLQIKGDLTAILTNVRDKQVLFFDEVHRLQPALEELLYSALEDYKLDIIIGQGPAARTHTIDVKPFTFIGATTRAGLLTAPLRSRFGIMLRLEFYTPEDLKVIVRRSAEILGTQVDEAGASEIASRSRGTPRIANRLLRRVRDYAQVRAAGRIDAATAKAALEMLEVDKYGFDETDRRLLLAIIEKYQGGPVGVNTLAAALAEEPEAIEEIYEPFLIQIGFLNRTPRGRVATKLAYEHFGIPLSRKQSALF
- a CDS encoding PRC-barrel domain-containing protein, whose translation is MAHLGMLRDYEFGENVDDIRGAELVGPNNERLGEIDDVIFDHATGDIRYLVVDTGGWLSSNKFIVPANRVQPYHQGEKEDLYTDLTKERIEQFPAYDEKLLDKRDAWADYEHRYESAWTDSPVMHQEGSPNIITPPASEIPVDPGAKPVVRETRDLTPERVGDKFSMPRAAQTSRLTSFQENIRTARNSWAEECEECKKAA
- the ligA gene encoding NAD-dependent DNA ligase LigA — translated: MATASAKDARARIEKLREQIRRHEHLYYVLDQPEISDAEFDRQMQELKRLEAENPALVTPDSPSQRVGGKPREGFVKVEHSRPMLSLDNAYNEEELRAWERRVHELSGRKDVEYVCELKLDGMSLALTYKGGALDRGVTRGDGYVGEDVTTNVRTIRSVPLSVAKDALKKAGVPGDFEVRGEVVMPLKAFERMNEERERQQQAKFANPRNAAAGTIRVLEPNIVAQRRLDFYAYFLLRDGRAVFDKHSEALAALTAAGFKVNPNWAKVADIEGVLGFLRKWEAQREKLGYEIDGVVIKVDRVGLQEELGYTGKAPRWAIAYKYAARAGVTQIEDVLVQVGRTGKLTPVAALKPVPIGGTTVSRATLHNMDEIERLGVKIGDWVTVERGGDVIPKVVGVLDDKAHPRGAKKFKMPERCPVCGGHVVRVEGEADHRCVNANCPAKLRETLLHWASRGVMNIEGMGDSLVNQLADKGLVKNVADIYGLTKEKLLALERVGEKSAENLLSEIEASKKLPLERVIYGLGIRFVGERTAELLAEHFGSLDALMEAKPEELEEVPEVGERVSQAIAEFFSEKKNQELVERLRKAGLTFKGVKKQRGTKLAGKTFVITGTLSQPRDHFKQMIEDAGGKVAGSVSKKTDYVLAGEEAGSKLDKAKELGVAVIGEKELAGLLR